A segment of the Candidatus Sumerlaea chitinivorans genome:
CTGGATTGTCGTGCTTTGGGACTTTGCTGTGTGCTGAAGAAAGGACGTAAGACGCAATGGGTCTGGGCGTTATTGGCTTTTACTTGGTGATCATTATTTACTTCTTTGTCTGTCTCTTCCTGATTATGGTTATTCTCGCGCAGGAGGGAAAAGGTGGTGGGCTTTCCGGTCTTGGCGGTGCGAGCGCGATTGGTGAAACCTTTGGTTTTGGCGGAGCAGCCACGGCCCTACGCAAATGGACGAGAAACATCGCGATTCTTTTCATTGTCCTCACGATCATTTTGACCTACTGGGGAGAGCGAATTGCGCGCAGCCGGATTCAGCAGTTCCGGTCAGGTGGAGCGGAAGCGATGGTACCTGTGGAGACACAGCCCATCCCGCAGCAACCCGTTCAGCCAGAAAGCGGCCAACCACAAGCGGTTCCGGGTTCGGCCAACAGTGCGGGTGAGGCCCCCGCGGGTCAACCCAGTACCCCAGCTCCCACCCAGCCAACGCAGTAGCCAGAATCGCCAAGAGACTGTTCTATCCCCTCATAACTTTTGGAAAGGTGGGAGAACCAACATCTCCAGCGGAGCAGCATCTCTGGCTCCACCTTTCCGCTTCTGAGTATGGCAAAACGCGCGAAGCTGCGGTGGGCTAAACTAAAATTAGCTAGCAAGTGAAGCTCAATACCTTGCAATTCTTGCTGGGTATTGGACACTAGGTGGGGAATCCTTCCCACGCCCGTCGTGTCCCGCGGACGGGTTGGGCACGTCATTCTCGAGTTTCCTGTTCCCAGTTTCTGTTGCGCACAGTGAAATTCCAACAGTAGCTTTCAGATACGGAGAAGGCCATGGAAAAAACGTCTTTGGGCCGCTCTGTTGCATGCCTCTTGAGTCACTGGATACTCAGCCATGCCAAATGAGGACATTGAAATACGGATCACGAAAAGTGGCGAGATTTATGTGAAGATCGTTGGTGCGGAAGAGGCGCGCGTCCGCGATTATCGGTCGTTCCTTGAGGAGATGATTGGTCCAATCAAGTCTGAAACACAGCTTTCTACACCCCCGTGGGAAAAACCTCTTTTTCAGGCAGATTTGGATGAGCATACACGCGAGCAAGAGCAAAAACGAGGCACTTAAGCCATGCGTGTGTGTCCAGTATGTAGTTTTCGCAATCCCGAGACAAACCAGCGGTGCGCAAAATGCCAAGCTCTACTCGTCGATGACGAAACTGTTTGGCAAGAAAGTCTTCGTCGTAGCCGACACGCGACGTTGTCTGCCTTAACATATCGAGTCGCGGGCCTTGTTCAACGAGGCTGGGCATCCCTTCCCTTCCGAAATTGGTGGGACATTCCACCGGCTGTACAGCATCGCTTCCCAGCTCTCGCTGGCTTTCTCTCGCTTATTCCCGGAGCTGGGCAGATATACAACCGGCAATACGCCAAAGCGATTCTCTTCGCCGTACTCTGGAGCACACTTGCGGCCACTGGGTGGGTCACCATCCGCGAATGGTACAGCAATTACCTTTTGTTCGGACTCTTGGGAGTGCACCTGCTGATCATTACGGACGCAGTGGCTACGGCTATCCGTGCAAACGGCCAATTCTGGAGCTTTCGCAACACAATCGCTCTGTGGTTTGCGATTCTCTTTTACGCGGGTGTGGTAATTACTGCGGCCCAGTATCTCTTACCAGCTATCTTTGTTGTTCTTAGCACGGTCGCGCTGTCCGTGCTCGGCGCATACACTGAGTTCTCAGGTAAGCGCTTGCTCGCCATGCCGGTCGTTATCTTAGCGATCGTTGCCGTTGTCGTGGGGGCCTACGTGATCTCGCGTCCACACAGCGCACGGATTTTTGCGTTTGTTCGGCTCACCAAACCCGTGGGCGGCAGCATTTTGCGAAAAGGTGATCTTCTCTTGGTGGACTACCGTGCGTACTGGTTCGCGAGGCCATCACTGGGTGAGATTGTGCATTTTGATCCCCCCCCATTTCGGCTGCAGCACAACAAGGATGAGTATCTCGTGAACATTATGGACTACTTTCAGCGCGTGGCGGGCATGCCGGGAGATCGCATTGAGAAGCGAAACGGGATTTTTTATCGCAATGGCAACCGCATGCCAGACGGCCTCATCCCGTGGGGAGGAGAGCGCATTCCGGACTGGACCTTCGATGTGCCAGAAAAGCATTATTTTGTCCCCGTGACGAAAATACCCGATGACGTCCTAACCAGTCTCATGGGGAGCCTCACGGGAGGCTCAGCCCAAATGCCAGAGTTGTTTGCTCCCGGCTGGCTGTTTATCGGATGGAAAGAAGCAACGATGGTACCCTCGGACCAGATCTATGGTCGAGTCCTTGCAATCGTCAATCCGCCAGAACGGCGCCGTTGGCTTTTTTCGTCAGGCGAATAACGCAAAGGGCTTTTTAGGGTGCAACTTTAGGGCCGCCTGAATCAAAGAAGGGAAACGCCTGCGGAGCTAAGGGAAGTCTTGCCTTCACGAACGCATTTCTCTTATGGAAGAAACGTATAGTAGGAGAGAGATAATCGTTGCTATTGTCCGGAAGTCGAAATGTTCGAAGACATTCGTAGGCGTCAACTCACCCAACGCCCAGATAGAGGGGGTCGAGGAAGTGTCTTTGACGTTTGCCGATTGCACGAATTGAAAGCGATCCCGGGCAAGTAAAGTGAGGTTTCGAAATTATGCGTTGGTTCCTTCATCATCAGCAGCATGCCGCACACGGCAACCCAATCGACGACGAGTTTTCTCGGTTGTTTCATTTGTTTTTCGGCTCGCATCAGCCCAAGTTTTGTCCAACCGAACGAGCCTGGACCCCACTGACCGATATCTATGAGACCCAAGACGCCATCCATGTCCGCATGGAACTGGCGGGAGTCAAGCGAGAGGACATTGAAATCACAGCTCACGGCCACTACGTGACCATCCGGGGTCAACGTCACGAAGTTCCACAGTGTGACAAGGAGAAGTACCACCTGCTCGAAATCCAATACGGGAAATTCGAACGCGTGATTAAGCTCCCCTTCAATCTCAGCACGACCTCAATTACGGCTGAATTGCAGAATGGGTTTCTTTTGATCACCATCCCCAAGCCTTCTGAGCCGCAAGAAATCCGAATTGAGATCCAGTAACTTTATCCAAGCGAGAACCAGGACACGCCATGAGCGAAACGATCATACCCGACCAAACAGCAACTCTGGACGTTGATGGGCCAGCAATTCCAGCAGTTTTGCCTATCTTGCCGGTGGAACAGTTTGTCTTATTCCCGTCGATGGTGGCTCCGATCATCGTCGGCGACGAGAAAAGCAAGCAACTAATTGACGACGCGCTGAGAGGGAACCGTCTCGTTGGGGTTTTGACGAAGAAGCCAGAGGCCCCCAACATCGCCACCTTCGAAAACCTCTATTCCGTGGGCACAGTCGCAAAGCTTCTACGTATGCTAAAAATGCCAGACGGAACAGTCCGGTTGCTTGTTCACGGTGTGACACGCTTTCGCGTCGTTGATGCGATTGCGACGGTACCCTACCTCCGGGCTCGCATTGAAGTCCTTAATGAGGTCAACGATCAAGAGAATCCAGAGACGATCGCGATGGTGCGAAACATCCACCGCCTTCTTGCGCGTGGGGTTGAGCTGACGTCGCTGCCCGAGGACCTTGCACTCACTGCAGCTAACATCACAAATCCGGGGCGGCTTGCCGATTTGGTTGCCTCAAATCTTTCCCTCAAGATTCCCGAACAAATCGAGATTCTTGAACTTGTCGACGTTAAAGAGCGACTAAAGCGCGTCCTCTTCCTCCTAACGCGCGAAATTGAGTATCTTGAATTGGGCAGCAAGATCCAGTCGCAAGTTCGGACGGAGCTTGATCGCACTCAGCGCGAATACTTCCTGCGTGAGCAACTCAAAGCTATTCGCAAAGAGCTGGGTGAGGAGGAAGGGACCTCGCGCGAGCTTGAGGAACTGGCTGAACGAATCAAGGCCAAGCAAATGCCCGACTATGCGCGGGCAGTTGCGGAGAAGGAACTCAACCGCCTAAGGATGATGCAGCCAGCAAGCGCAGAGTACACGGTCTCGCGTACGTATCTGGAGTGGATTCTCGACCTACCGTGGTGCGAAAGCACGAAAGATAATCTTAACGTTGCGCGTGCAAAACGCATTCTCGATGCTGA
Coding sequences within it:
- a CDS encoding Preprotein translocase subunit SecG, which gives rise to MGLGVIGFYLVIIIYFFVCLFLIMVILAQEGKGGGLSGLGGASAIGETFGFGGAATALRKWTRNIAILFIVLTIILTYWGERIARSRIQQFRSGGAEAMVPVETQPIPQQPVQPESGQPQAVPGSANSAGEAPAGQPSTPAPTQPTQ
- a CDS encoding Heat shock protein, Hsp20 family; the encoded protein is MRWFLHHQQHAAHGNPIDDEFSRLFHLFFGSHQPKFCPTERAWTPLTDIYETQDAIHVRMELAGVKREDIEITAHGHYVTIRGQRHEVPQCDKEKYHLLEIQYGKFERVIKLPFNLSTTSITAELQNGFLLITIPKPSEPQEIRIEIQ